The Neoarius graeffei isolate fNeoGra1 chromosome 10, fNeoGra1.pri, whole genome shotgun sequence genome has a segment encoding these proteins:
- the alas2 gene encoding 5-aminolevulinate synthase, erythroid-specific, mitochondrial isoform X3: MSAFLHHCPFLKSAPGPALRHMGGFLGMADRCPVIARRITVQSTQSQDEKGRMQKDLLPHKEAKRSLAISAAQVAVSKTKTCPFVSTKIGLVKASPQVQEDIHSELPPISKEEEVTSGTVSSVFSGLQGFQSSHPSHLLKDNIVGSSFDYDDFFTQKIIEKRNDHTYRVFKTVNRFAEVFPFAEDYSVPGRLGSQVSVWCSNDYLGMSRHPRVIKAIWDVLEKHGAGAGGTRNISGTSYYHVALEKELALLHQKDAALVFSSCFVANDSTLFTLAKLLPGCEIYSDMGNHASMIQGIRNSGAKRFIFRHNDARHLEELLSRSDPRTPKIVAFETVHSMDGAICPLEELCDVAHKYGALTFVDEVHAVGLYGSHGAGVGERDGVMHKIDIVSGTLGKAFGCIGGYIASTAALVDTVRSYAAGFIFTTSLPPMVLAGALESVRVLMSSEGQALRRAHQRNVKHMRQLLLDAGLPVINCPSHIIPIRVGNAEKNSKVCDILLERHNIYVQAINYPTVPRGEELLRLAPSPFHNPIMMDYFMKKLVDVWQEVGLPLNTPATASCTFCDRPYHFDLMSEWEKSYFGSMEPRYITVAA, encoded by the exons ATGTCTGCCTTTCTGCATCACTGTCCATTCCTCAAGTCTGCTCCGGGCCCAGCGCTCAGACATATGGGGGGATTTTTGGGGATGGCTGACCGATGCCCTGTCATTGCCCGCCGCATCACCGTACAGTCCACTCAGAGTCAGGATGAAAAAGGTAGAATGCAAAAAG ACCTGCTGCCACATAAGGAAGCCAAACGTTCCTTGGCTATATCTGCTGCTCAGGTTGCTGTGTCCAAGACCAAGACCTGTCCCTTTGTATCCACTAAGATTGGACTAGTTAAAGCCAGCCCTCAAGTTCAGGAGGACATCCACTCAGAGCTGCCTCCTATTTCAAAGGAGGAGGAGGTCACTTCAG GAACAGTGAGTTCTGTGTTTAGTGGCTTACAGGGCTTTCAATCATCTCACCCATCCCACCTTCTCAAGGACAACATTG TTGGATCCAGTTTTGATTATGATGACTTCTTCACCCAAAAGATCATTGAGAAGAGGAATGACCACACCTACCGTGTCTTTAAGACAGTGAATCGGTTTGCAGAAGTTTTTCCCTTTGCTGAGGATTATTCTGTTCCAGGACGCCTTGGCTCACAGGTGTCTGTGTGGTGCAGCAATGACTACTTGGGCATGAGTCGCCATCCACGCGTCATTAAAGCAATATG GGACGTTTTGGAAAAACATGGTGCAGGAGCAGGTGGCACCAGGAATATTTCTGGGACAAGTTACTACCATGTGGCTCTTGAAAAAGAACTGGCTCTTCTTCACCAAAAAGATGCAGCCCTTGTCTTCTCGTCATGCTTTGTCGCCAATGATTCCACCCTCTTCACTTTGGCAAAACTGCTTCCAG GCTGTGAGATCTATTCAGACATGGGGAACCATGCCTCCATGATTCAGGGCATCAGGAACAGTGGAGCCAAACGTTTCATCTTCCGGCACAATGATGCAAGACATCTAGAAGAGCTGCTCAGTCGCTCTGATCCAAGGACACCTAAGATTGTGGCATTTGAGACAGTGCACTCCATGGATG GAGCTATCTGCCCCCTGGAGGAGTTGTGTGATGTTGCACACAAATATGGTGCTCTCACCTTTGTGGATGAGGTTCATGCAGTAGGCCTGTATGGATCACATGGAGCAGGGGTTGGTGAGAGAGATGGCGTCATGCACAAGATTGATATAGTCTCTGGTACACTGG GTAAGGCATTTGGCTGCATCGGGGGCTACATAGCTAGCACTGCTGCACTGGTGGACACAGTGCGATCCTATGCAGCAGGCTTCATCTTCACCACTTCACTGCCTCCCATGGTGCTGGCTGGAGCTCTGGAGTCTGTACGAGTTCTGATGAGCTCAGAGGGTCAGGCTCTGCGCCGAGCTCACCAGAGAAATGTCAAACACATGAGGCAGCTTTTGTTGGATGCAGGTCTGCCTGTCATCAATTGCCCAAGTCACATTATCCCCATACGG GTTGGAAATGCAGAGAAAAACTCCAAAGTGTGTGACATTCTGCTGGAGAGACACAACATCTATGTACAGGCGATAAACTATCCGACTGTGCCACGTGGAGAAGAGCTACTGCGTTTGGCACCATCCCCTTTCCACAACCCCATCATGATGGACTACTtcatga AGAAACTGGTGGATGTTTGGCAGGAAGTTGGACTGCCACTCAATACCCCTGCAACAGCCTCCTGCACTTTCTGTGACCGGCCCTACCACTTTGACCTTATGAGCGAGTGGGAGAAAAGTTACTTTGGCAGCATGGAACCAAGATATATTACAGTTGCAGCATAA